The following proteins are encoded in a genomic region of Deltaproteobacteria bacterium:
- a CDS encoding tetratricopeptide repeat protein gives MTKSVVCLLGGLSILLLCLSPAFSEQLTIDSDEQFAFAREHMEKGQYQRAIVEFDRFIYFFPQERRVSLAQHLIGVCYLKDGQYREAREVFSRTFRDAPDSPFAGKALFLTGESYYQEGMFDRAAGFFGEVLNVDPPSQLENAAHYRLGWIRMQENRWQEASEDFRKVGMGDPLYPNAARLSVESLKGELLPQKDPVVAGVMAGVLPGLGHVYVSRYKDAMVAFLLNGLFIWATIESFHQDHDVLGGILAFFEAGWYAGNIYSAVNVTHKWNRKVRDDFRKGLLDGFDLRLLTSKKGPAGLAFTFRF, from the coding sequence ATGACTAAAAGCGTAGTTTGCCTCCTCGGGGGATTGAGCATCCTTCTGTTATGCCTTTCTCCGGCCTTTTCCGAGCAACTGACGATCGACAGTGACGAGCAGTTCGCCTTTGCCAGGGAACATATGGAAAAGGGCCAATACCAACGGGCGATCGTGGAATTTGATCGGTTCATCTATTTTTTTCCCCAGGAACGTCGCGTTTCCCTGGCGCAGCATCTGATCGGTGTCTGCTATCTCAAGGACGGCCAATACAGGGAGGCCCGGGAGGTCTTCTCCCGCACCTTCAGAGACGCGCCCGATAGCCCCTTTGCCGGAAAGGCCCTCTTCTTGACCGGGGAATCCTATTACCAGGAGGGGATGTTCGATCGGGCCGCGGGTTTTTTCGGAGAAGTATTGAATGTCGACCCCCCTTCTCAGTTGGAAAATGCAGCCCATTACCGTCTGGGATGGATCCGAATGCAGGAAAACCGGTGGCAGGAGGCATCCGAAGACTTCCGGAAGGTGGGGATGGGAGACCCCCTTTATCCTAACGCGGCCCGGCTTTCCGTCGAGAGCCTCAAGGGGGAATTGCTCCCTCAAAAAGATCCGGTAGTTGCCGGCGTAATGGCAGGCGTCCTCCCGGGGCTGGGTCATGTATATGTATCCCGGTACAAAGATGCCATGGTCGCATTCCTCTTGAACGGGCTGTTTATCTGGGCCACGATAGAATCTTTTCATCAGGATCATGACGTATTGGGGGGGATCCTGGCCTTTTTTGAAGCAGGCTGGTATGCAGGGAATATCTACAGCGCGGTAAATGTTACCCACAAATGGAACAGGAAGGTAAGGGATGATTTCAGGAAAGGCCTTTTGGACGGCTTTGATCTTCGCCTTCTTACCTCCAAGAAAGGGCCGGCTGGGCTGGCGTTCACATTTCGGTTTTAG
- the yidD gene encoding membrane protein insertion efficiency factor YidD yields the protein MGAWFASSVWSHISAVDGQRCPSEPTCSSYSAQAFRKHGFFVGWVMMVDRLIHEADEGRHSPLVRRDGELKIFDPVTDNDFWWYGSDDEVHD from the coding sequence ATCGGGGCCTGGTTTGCCTCATCTGTGTGGTCCCATATCTCCGCGGTGGATGGCCAGCGTTGTCCCAGTGAACCCACGTGCTCTTCCTATAGTGCCCAGGCCTTCAGGAAACACGGTTTTTTTGTGGGATGGGTGATGATGGTGGACCGTCTCATCCACGAGGCGGATGAGGGTCGTCATTCTCCCCTCGTAAGACGTGACGGGGAGTTAAAGATCTTCGATCCGGTCACAGACAATGATTTTTGGTGGTATGGCAGCGATGATGAGGTCCATGACTAA